In Nicotiana tabacum cultivar K326 chromosome 17, ASM71507v2, whole genome shotgun sequence, one DNA window encodes the following:
- the LOC107823092 gene encoding uncharacterized protein LOC107823092 has protein sequence MATSTKKSNQNLSISLPSRSHPNTQGIEEELNKLQTWERSGALTTESICNGLSGFEELHNCMDHCLNLPLTLQVLSQHQKEKWFYELLDSSVGILDIYNKLMANYCHLIEIEHQEKISIHFIRPIGFDVHCSSGNLVSSHKEKKKKQRAMATFPFSKTKPFRSISLPVRSHPTTQRVEEVLNKLNGFETSAAPTAETICNSLLGLEELQKCMDDLLNSPQTLQILSQHQQGEWFEELLEKSVRILDICGATREIVSQYKENVRALQSSLRRRKGDPSAEAGITRFTTFSKKMKKDAKRLVLALKQVDCETLSLTSALLDADQETIAVIRALREANAICILVIQYILSFLSVPLLKPKQPKWSLVSKLTNNGRREQEGLENSTNLETRFETVEAQLDSIEKGLEGTFRSLIRSRSLLLNVFSC, from the exons ATGGCTACCTCTActaaaaaatccaaccaaaatcTCTCAATAAGTTTACCTTCAAGATCTCATCCCAACACCCAAGGAATTGAAGAAGAGCTTAACAAGCTTCAAACATGGGAAAGATCAGGTGCATTAACCACAGAGTCCATATGCAATGGCCTCTCTGGATTTGAAGAGTTGCACAACTGCATGGACCACTGCCTTAACTTGCCACTCACCCTTCAGGTCCTCTCTCAACATCAAAAAGAGAAATGGTTTTATGAGTTATTGGACAGTTCCGTGGGAATTCTTGATATTTATAACAAGTTAATGGCTAATTATTGTCATCTTATTGAAATAGAACACCAGGAGAAAATTTCAATTCACTTCATAAGACCAATTGGT TTTGATGTTCATTGCTCATCAGGAAATTTAGTCTCTTctcacaaagaaaaaaagaaaaaacaaagagccATGGCTACTTTCCCTTTTTCCAAAACGAAGCCTTTTCGATCAATCAGTTTGCCTGTCAGATCACACCCTACAACTCAAAGGGTTGAAGAGGTGCTGAATAAGCTCAATGGATTTGAGACATCAGCTGCACCAACAGCAGAAACAATCTGTAACAGCTTACTCGGTTTGGAGGAGTTACAAAAGTGTATGGATGATCTTCTTAACTCGCCTCAAACTCTTCAGATACTTTCCCAACACCAACAGGGGGAATGGTTTGAGGAGTTGCTGGAAAAATCAGTTAGGATTCTTGATATTTGTGGCGCTACAAGGGAAATTGTCTCTCAATATAAGGAAAATGTTAGAGCTCTTCAATCCTCACTCAGAAGACGAAAAGGAGATCCCAGTGCAGAAGCTGGAATCACAAGATTCACCACTTtcagcaagaaaatgaagaaggacgCCAAAAGATTGGTCTTGGCTTTGAAACAAGTGGATTGTGAGACTCTCAGTCTCACCTCAGCATTACTGGACGCAGATCAGGAGACAATAGCTGTGATTAGAGCACTAAGGGAAGCCAATGCAATTTGTATTTTGGTTATCCAATATATCTTGTCTTTTTTGTCTGTGCCACTTTTGAAGCCAAAGCAACCAAAATGGTCATTGGTTTCAAAATTGACAAACAACGGAAGAAGAGAACAAGAAGGCCTAGAAAACAGCACGAACTTGGAAACAAGATTTGAGACTGTTGAGGCTCAACTTGACAGCATTGAAAAGGGATTGGAGGGAACATTTAGGAGCCTGATTAGATCAAGAAGCTTGCTCCTGAATGTTTTCTCCTGCTAA